A DNA window from Aspergillus nidulans FGSC A4 chromosome I contains the following coding sequences:
- a CDS encoding putative mitochondrial DnaJ chaperone (Mdj1) (transcript_id=CADANIAT00006815) — protein MNPSSALMPKATAIPGCILRTSRQCSKHNQTSGIRASSSTRQYHVAAIESPARRRRDSTFMKRSDFIQARNFHATKVLAAIPDPYKVLGVDKGASAGDIKKAYYGMAKKYHPDTNKDPGAKEKFAEAQSAYELLSDKKKRETYDRFGSAAFDQNGGFDPSAGAGGNPFAGGGGFHGFGGGFGGGFPGGFAADINIEDLFGAFAGGARRSGRGRRGPFQEILVGEDIEVQTNISFMEAAKGTSQDIVITPLKECGTCKGDGLKEGAKRTQCRQCNGTGTRVHLMQGGFQVAATCDACGGAGLIVPRGSHCGTCKGDGVVRERKTVRVDIPGGVEDGMRLRISGEGDAPPTGTAAAPGTRTQRGDLYVSIRVSPDERFSRSGSDILYTASIPLTTALLGGEVLVPTLDGQVKVKVATGTGTGDRITLSGMGMKKLGGRSRGFSPNGDLKVEFKVAMPKYLTSNQRTILEVLADEMGDKTARRIMDIPRDGLSTAPAADASSGNESKSEGFLKSAWHKLMNHKKPAGSENSSDSSSNKDSNSSGDSKKSE, from the exons ATGAACCCTTCTTCGGCTCTTATGCCAAAGGCTACGGCTATTCCCGGGTGTATACTGCGCACTTCACGACAATGCTCAAAACATAACCAGACATCGGGAATTCGAGCTTCGTCCTCAACACGCCAATATCATGTTGCTGCCATTGAATCGCCTGCGAGGCGTCGGCGGGACAGCACCTTCATGAAACGCTCAGACTTCATCCAAGCTAGG AATTTTCACGCTACGAAAGTACTTGCGGCAATCCCTGACCCGTATAAAGTCCTGGGGGTGGATAAAGGAGCCTCCGCGGGCGACATCAAAAAGGCTTATTATGGAATGGCAAAGAAATATCATCCCGATACCAACAAGGATCCCGGCGCCAAGGAGAAATTCGCTGAGGCTCAGTCGGCTTATGAACTTCTATCGGACAAAAAGAAACGTGAGACCTACGATCGATTCGGCTCGGCTGCCTTTGATCAGAATGGCGGCTTTGACCCGAGCGCCGGCGCAGGAGGCAATCCGTTcgctggcggcggaggcTTCCACGGGTTTGGTGGAGGATTTGGTGGAGGATTCCCGGGCGGCTTTGCAGCAGATATCAACATCGAAGATCTTTTCGGCGCTTTCGCGGGTGGTGCTCGTCGTTCAGGTCGGGGTAGACGGGGTCCGTTCCAAGAGATTCTAGTTGGCGAAGATATCGAAGTTCAAACCAATATCTCGTTCATGGAAGCTGCCAAAGGTACTTCGCAAGACATCGTTATCACTCCATTGAAGGAGTGCGGTACTTGCAAAGGTGACGGGTTGAAAGAGGGTGCAAAACGGACCCAATGTCGTCAATGCAATGGTACTGGAACCCGAGTCCACTTGATGCAGGGAGGCTTCCAGGTAGCTGCTACATGTGATGCTtgtggaggagctggtcTTATTGTTCCCCGGGGTTCGCACTGCGGCACCTGCAAGGGAGATGGAGTGGTCCGCGAGCGGAAGACAGTTCGGGTTGATATTCCCGGTGGTGTAGAAGATGGCATGCGTCTGAGGATATCCGGTGAGGGTGATGCTCCTCCTACGggcacagcagctgcacctgGCACTCGGACGCAGCGTGGTGACCTCTATGTGTCCATTCGAGTGTCGCCTGACGAGCGGTTCAGTCGCTCCGGATCCGACATCCTCTATACGGCATCAATTCCACTCACTACAGCGCTTCTTGGTGGTGAAGTTCTGGTTCCTACATTGGATGgccaggtcaaggtcaaggttgcGACCGGAACTGGAACCGGTGACAGGATCACACTTTCGGGAATGGGCATGAAGAAATTAGGCGGCCGATCCCGCGGCTTCAGTCCCAATGGCGACCTGAAGGTCGAGTTCAAGGTTGCGATGCCCAAGTATCTGACGAGTAACCAGCGTACTATTCTTGAGGTCCTCGCCGATGAAATGGGGGACAAGACTGCCAGACGAATCATGGACATTCCAAGGGACGG CCTCAGTACGGCCCCGGCAGCTGATGCGTCGTCCGGAAATGAATCCAAGAGCGAAGGATTCCTCAAATCCGCATGGCACAAGCTTATGAACCACAAGAAACCTGCCGGCTCGGAGAATTCAAGTGATAGTTCCAGCAATAAGGATTCCAATTCCTCCGGCGACAGTAAGAAGAGCGAATAA